A genomic window from Dermacentor silvarum isolate Dsil-2018 chromosome 9, BIME_Dsil_1.4, whole genome shotgun sequence includes:
- the LOC119464619 gene encoding metalloprotease mig-17-like produces MRIIDFVGVLQLMCLFLCCHSGKLPKYQAIVYPEVFDARDDEDTTVLRINDDITLHLKPSSVLHPEFFLRTYRQGVPQHTYFNVEALEQNLYDDEKRLAAVIMTEEDGALQLKGVVGPNLKIMPAVGMERSEDGHHPHILETIHDTDNDYVYGKLPEEGLTQLSARYLQLDSSAYNIDTVYPEVFVVIDSEFYREFKSYEDMLFYMLVEFKVVNLRYRTVSQPKIQPVYRGIEITTYKQEHKYFTYIGAGINALKSLYAIGEFVKENNDTYGMYDMVYFITGRDMIAVEGSRQESVLQGFAFVASACTDKRQQLGEDKAYSYIGIRIMAHEMGHTLGCSHDGTNVDGIIRSFKSDSSNCPWQDGYIMSYIEEDSRSYQFSSCCNYMMSLVSWSVEASCLRKNETITKIEKIKKTIYLPGQMLDKDTQCRMTYPTLRDTYYMKKFGVEQCVAQCYVNGRQFSASDSHWPMLLIDGSVCDYATNRVCINGRCVPASLPKYKPKKKKNKKLKETHKKKHKKSTSKKTKRNSKENNSVNERGTKATAE; encoded by the exons ATGAGAATTATAGACTTTGTTGGCGTCCTGCAGCTCATGTGTCTGTTCCTATGCTGCCACAGTGGTAAAT TGCCAAAATATCAAGCTATCGTTTACCCTGAGGTATTTGATGCACGTGACGATGAAGACACTACAGTTCTCAGAATCAATGATGATATAACTCTCCACCTAAAACCAAGCTCCGTCCTACACCCGGAGTTCTTTTTGAGGACCTATCGTCAAGGAGTTCCACAGCACACCTAT TTTAACGTCGAAGCTCTTGAGCAAAATTTGTACGACGACGAAAAACGTCTGGCAGCAGTCATAATGACCGAAGAAGACGGCGCTTTGCAACTG AAAGGCGTCGTTGGCCCAAATTTGAAAATTATGCCGGCCGTGGGCATGGAACGATCAGAAGATGGTCATCACCCCCATATCCTTGAAACCATTCATGACACCGACAACGATTATGTTTATG GTAAACTGCCAGAGGAAGGGCTAACACAGCTTTCTGCCCGCTACTTGCAGTTAGATTCAA GTGCTTACAACATCGACACTGTGTACCCAGAAGTATTTGTGGTTATTGACTCTGAGTTTTATCGAGAATTCAAAAGCTATGAGGACATGCTATTCtacatgttggtagaattcaAAGTT gtgaACCTCCGTTATAGGACAGTGTCGCAGCCGAAAATTCAGCCCGTCTATCGCGGCATTGAAATCACCACC TATAAACAAGAGCACAAATACTTTACTTATATAGGCGCTGGAATAAATGCCCTTAAATCACTATATGCCATTGGTGAGTTTGTGAAGGAAAACAATGACACCTACGGAATGTACGACATGGTGTACTTCATAACAGG GAGAGATATGATTGCCGTAGAAGGATCGAGGCAAGAAAGCGTACTTCAAG GGTTCGCCTTTGTGGCGTCTGCTTGCACTGACAAGCGTCAACAGCTAGGCGAGGACAAAGCATACAGTTATATCGGCATTCGCATCATGGCACATGAAATGGGGCATAC GTTGGGCTGCTCACACGACGGTACAAATGTCGATGGTATAATTCGGTCATTCAAGTCGGACTCGTCAAACTGTCCCTGGCAAGATGGCTACATCATGAGCTATATCGAAGAGGACAGCAGAAGCTATCAGTTTTCTTCTTGTTGTAATTATATGATGTCTTTAGTGTCATG GTCAGTTGAAGCTTCTTGTTTGCGGAAGAATGAGACGAtcacaaaaatagaaaaaataaaaaagacaattTATTTGCCTGGacaaatgctagataaagacacgCAATGCAGAATGACATATCCCACATTGAGAGACACGTATTACATGAAG AAGTTCGGTGTCGAACAGTGCGTAGCACAGTGTTATGTCAACGGGAGACAATTCAGTGCCTCTGACTCTCATTGGCCTATGCTTCTCATCGATGGCAGCGTGTGTGATTACGCGACCAATAGG GTATGTATTAACGGGAGATGTGTCCCGGCCTCCCTTCCCAAATATAAacccaagaaaaagaaaaacaagaaattgaaGGAAACCCACAAGAAAAAACATAAGAAGAGCACTAGCAAGAAAACTAAGAGAAACAGCAaagaaaataacagcgtaaaTGAACGGGGTACGAAAGCCACTGctgaataa